One region of uncultured Methanolobus sp. genomic DNA includes:
- a CDS encoding UPF0058 family protein — MHKDELIQLHTLMAQIRRHFEHMGVDKSFTEYDSLSISPLHVHRSKAEHKHAIFVLGNDIAEALSQDDTSGIGRTSERMHELAMKAGNQLVNTN, encoded by the coding sequence ATGCATAAAGATGAATTGATTCAGTTGCACACATTAATGGCACAGATTAGAAGGCACTTTGAGCACATGGGCGTGGATAAATCCTTTACGGAGTATGACTCACTGTCCATAAGTCCTCTGCATGTTCACAGGAGTAAGGCAGAGCACAAACACGCAATATTTGTCCTTGGCAACGATATTGCAGAAGCTCTTTCCCAGGATGACACTTCCGGTATAGGAAGGACATCTGAGAGGATGCATGAGCTTGCTATGAAAGCAGGTAACCAGTTAGTAAATACTAATTAA
- a CDS encoding N-acetyltransferase: MIVIRNFEPSDFEEVLEIESQAFSEHNPFLYMNFYEMNSEGFLVAEYNGYIVGFVVGYKLSETEGRIFSLAVRDGFRSMGIGARLMDSILSVFICKLLTFASLEVRITNTRAQDFYKRKNFVACWVQHGYYSDGEDGIIMKKRLTPSISLSL; the protein is encoded by the coding sequence ATGATAGTAATAAGGAACTTTGAACCATCCGATTTCGAAGAGGTTCTGGAGATTGAATCACAAGCTTTCTCGGAACATAATCCCTTCCTTTATATGAACTTCTACGAAATGAACAGTGAAGGGTTCCTTGTTGCAGAATACAACGGTTACATAGTCGGCTTTGTTGTAGGCTACAAACTATCAGAAACAGAAGGACGAATATTTTCTCTTGCAGTAAGAGACGGATTCAGGAGTATGGGCATCGGTGCCCGTCTAATGGATTCTATTCTTTCGGTGTTCATCTGCAAGCTTCTTACATTCGCAAGTCTGGAAGTAAGAATAACTAATACAAGAGCCCAGGATTTTTACAAGCGTAAAAATTTTGTGGCCTGCTGGGTACAACACGGATATTATTCGGATGGCGAAGATGGCATCATTATGAAAAAGCGTCTGACACCATCAATATCATTATCCCTTTGA